TTTGTACCACCGCTTTCAAGCTTTGCCATCTGTCGCTGATATAACTCGCGATGAACGGAATGCTCGAGATCGATATTGGCGCGCGCATGCATGGCCGCATTATAGGTGAACTGCGAGGCAATCGGTCCCGGCTCTATCATGGACACCTCAATGCCGGAGCCTTCCAACTCCATGCGTTGAGCCATCATCAGCCCTTCCAGCGCGAATTTCGAGGCAACATATGCACCGCGCCATTTCATCGGCACAAGCCCGAGGATTGATGAACAGTGCACAATCCGACCCTGCCCCTGCGCACGCATTACCGGAATGATGCGGCGTGTCAGATCGTGCCAGCCGAAGAAGTTGGCCTCGAACTGCGCACGCAGTGCTTCAACGGGAAGATCCTCAATGGCGCCGGGCTGTGCGTAGGCGCCATTATTGAACAGCGCGTCCAGCCTGCCATCCGTTGCACGCAAGACTTCGTCGACCAGCGCTTCGATCGACTGCGGTTCGGTATAATCGAGATAAAAAGCCTCAATGCCTTTGGCTTTGAGTGCTGCGATATCCTGATCTTTCCGCGCGGTGGCAAACACACGCCAGCCAGCCTGATGCAAGGCGCTCGCGCAATAGGCCCCGATGCCGGAAGAACACCCCGTTATCAGGATGCTGTGCTTTGCATTTTGTGAGACCATGGCTTGTTTCCTAAGGCAGGATTTTGGCCAGAGTGCTTGATTCGCAAAAGGTTTAACACAGCCCACCCCTTGCATTTCCGAATTCGATACTAGATTTAAGGCCTTGAATTCAAATAACTGAACTGAGAGGGACAAATCTGCGGATGCGAAAAGTAAGGCGTTTTCTCCGTCAGATCACCTTCGATGTTTATGGGCATTTCAGTAGTGACGATGGCTGGGCATTTGCCTCGCACATTGCTCTGTCCGGGCTGATGGCGCTGTTCCCGTTCCTGATCTTTGCAACGTCACTCGCCAGCTTTCTCGGCACCAAGGAATTTGCCAATAATGCGGTGCATGTCATTTTCGACATGTGGCCGTCGAATATTGCAGGCCCGATCGCCAATGAAGTGATGAACGTTCTGACCGTTCAGCGCAGCGGACTTCTGACATTGAGTGTGATCGCTGCTGCCTATTTTGCCTCCAATGGTGTGGAAGCACTGCGCATGTCGCTCAACCGCGCCTATCGCGTGACCGACCAGCGCTCAATCATTTTCTGCCGTCTGCAAAGCTTGGGCTTCGTGCTTATTGGCACAATCAGCCTGATGGCAATCAGCTTTCTGCTGGTTCTTGCACCGCTTGCCGTGCGTTTGGCAGAGCAATGGTTTCCAGACATCGCACCATTTACAGGTACAATCGCCATCTGGCGCTATACGATTGCGGTGATCGTTCTGGTGCTTGCGCTTTTCATCGTGCATATCTGGCTGCCTGCAGGAAAACGGCGCTTGAGCGACATTCTCCCCGGCATCGGCATCACGCTGGTTGCTTGGCTGGCCGCTGCAACAGCCTTTGCAAAATATCTCGAAACTTTTGCAAATTACGTCACCACCTATGCAGGCCTTGCTTCGATCATGGTGGCAATCGTATTTCTCTATATGCTTTCGGCAATCTTCATCATCGGAGCGGAAATCAACGCGGCGATCATGAACTTCCGCAAGCGCGAGCAGCAGCCCGAACTCAATATAGAATAGCTATTTGCGGAGGGTTGTGAGTGCGACACCGAGCGTTGTCACCACCATGCCCGCGATCTGAATCGGGCCAAGCGTTTCACCGAAAATCAGATAGGCCATGACAGCCGCCGTCCCCGGCACCAGATAGAAAAGCGATGCAACTTTTGACATCGCTCCTTCCCGGATCATCACCAGCAGTGCCAAAATAGCACCGATGGAAATCGCCAGTGTCAGCCAGACCAGCGCAAAGATGAGCTGAGGCGACCAGATCATAACGCGGGTTTCAAAAGTGAAAGCACAGATCGCGGTAAGCGCGGCTGCTGCGATATATTGCACCGCCGTCCCGGTTTTAAGATCCGCTGCGATACCAAAACGCTTCTGCCACACCGTACCCGTGCTGATCGCAAGAACCGCCACAAGTGCTGCTGCCAGGCTTTGCGGATCGACACCGCTATGGCCTGAAAATTTCGGCCACACCACCATAGCAACACCAAGAAAGCCGATAAGCAGCCCCAGCCATTGCCGGCCGCTGGCCCGCTCGCCTAAAAGAAGCGCTGCAATTAGAGTGGTCAACATTGGCTGAAGACCAGCGACAAGCCCCGACATGCCTGCTGGTAGGCCATGATGCACGGCCCAGAAAAGTGCAGAGAGATAAACACCATGGATCAGGCAGCCTGCGATGGCTGCATGCATCAGCACTTTGCCCCTCGGCCAGACACTATGGCTGGCCAAAGCCCAAATGATCATAATGAGAGCTGCAATGGAGAACCGCACCGCCATAAAGCTGAATGGTTCTGCATAGGGCATAGAAAGCCCAGCCCCGATGAAGCCGGTGGCCCAGAGCAGAACAAACATGAGGGGGAAAAAGCGGGTAGCCATGATCAGAAACTCTTTTCTTTGGCGCCTGCTCTAATCCGGTTCTGAGAATTGCGCTATCGCATAAATCTGATTGCTGCGATCAATTTGCCAAATGCCTCGCTTCTGCCTATGAAACGGCATGGACATTCAGAACGACACAATCCGCATTTTTGTTGATGCCGACGCTTGCCCGGTAAAGGCGGAAGTCTACCGCGTTGCTGAACGTCACGGCTTGGCCGTTGTGCTCGTGGCCAACAGCTATATTGCCATCCCGCGCGATGCAGAACGCGTCGAACGTGTCATTGTGTCCGACAAGCTTGATGCGGCTGACGATTGGATCGCTGAAAATTCCCGCCCCGGCATTGTCGTCATCACCGCGGATATACCGCTGGCAAGCCGCTCAATTGAAGTGGGCGCATCGGTTATCGCACCCAATGGCAAAGTTCACACGCCCAGCACGATCGGCAACACACTCGCAACGCGCAATCTGATGGATTCGCTGCGTTCGGCAGGCGAAACAACGCGAGGACCAGCGCCATTTTCGCCAAAAGACCGCTCAGCATTTCTGTCCGCCCTCGAACTGGCGATCGTCCAGTTGAAACGCTCCGGCTTTAAATCAGCTTGATCGGATCGAGGCTGTCGCAATACCCGCACCGATCAACATCGTTCCGCCTGCCCGATTGAAGATGCGAAGGGCGCGCTCATTGGCAAAGAAGCGACGGGCGCGCGTAGCAATCAGCGCATAAGCAAAGGCATTGAGAAATGCCAGCACAAGGAACGTGGTTTCAAAGACCAGCATCTGCGTCATGAAATCACGATGCGGGCTCAAGAACTGCGGCAGGAAAGCGACGAAAAACGTAATGCTTTTGGGGTTTAGCGCTGTCACCAGCCAAGCATGAAGCAGCATCCGCACTGGCTTAACCTCATCGTGCCGCGCCTTGGCGTCCATTGTGCCACCGGCACGAAACAACTTGATACCCAACCAGATGAGATAGGCAGCACCAACCCACTTAACCGCAGTGAATACCGTCGCTGACGCGGCGAGAAGCGCACCGACACCCAGCATGGAAAGCGTCATGGCGGTAAAATCACCAAGTGCCACGCCAATTGCCATGGGGAGAGCAGCTTTCCAGCCCTGCCCGAGCGCATAGGATACCACCAGCAAAACCGTTGGTCCCGGAATAATCAGAAGCACAATGGATGCGGCAGAAAATGCCAGCCAGACTTCAATGCTCATGGGTAACTTCCTCTCTCGAGAAGAGGAAGCCACCGAACGGTATAATTGTCTATCTAAAGTTTTTGCGCAGCTTCAATCAGCTTGATCGCATCCGGACTATCCCATGGAGCCGGACCATTCATTGACGCAATCTGGCAGCCATCCTTGTCGACCAGTAATGTCACAGGCAGGCCAAAAGCCAGATTCTTGCGCTTTAATTCATTGAAGCTCGACATGGTGGCATCGCGATTGAGGCTCAGACTCTTAATGCCGATCTCTTCGAGAAACTTTTTAGGCTTCTCGTCCGATCCAGTATCGATATTGATCGCGACGACATCAAAATCGCTTCCGCCTTTCTCAGCCTGAAGATTATCAAGCTCGGGCATCTCTTCGCGGCACGGCGCACACCAGGTCGCCCAGAGGTTCACGAGAAGCGTCTTGCCCTTATAATCGCCCAGCGTCATCTGCTTGCCGTCAGGTCCAGTGAAAGCGATATGGGCAACAGAAATCGGCTTTTCAGCAGCCCGCATGGCAGCAACGCTTCCGGTTGCCGCAGCATCAAGGCTCTTGAGACTATCGGCCTTTAGCGCACATTGTGCAGAAGCTTCATCACTTTGCGCAGAAACATTGCTAGTGGGTGCATTGCCAGAAGGCCGTTCCATCACGTATACCGCGCCTATACCGGCGACGACACCGGCAAGTGCAGCAAGAAGGACAATCTTCCGATTGCCTGACTTTGCCTTAACGTTGTCTTCAGCCATAGCGCGTCACTTTCCGTTAGAGCGCCGTGCATCCAATTGGATGCACAAAGGACGCTCTCACTTGTTTAATCTACGCATCGTGCTTTCCAAAATCGATTCCGATTTTTGAGCCGGTGCGGTAGTCTTGCATCCGAGGCATACGAGCATGAGCGAACAAAAATCAAGCAATCAGATGTGGGGCGGCCGTTTTGCCTCAGGGCCCGATGCGATCATGGAAGAGATCAATGCATCGATCGGCTTCGACCGCAAGCTCTATGCGCAGGATATTCAGGGCTCGCTCGCCCATGCTGCCATGCTTGCAAAGACTGGCATCATTGCGGCAGACGATCACAAAAAAATCGAAGACGGCCTGAAAACCATCCTCAAGGAAATCGAGGACGGCAAATTCACCTTCTCGCGCAAGCTTGAAGACATTCACATGAATATCGAAGCACGCCTCGCCGATCTGATTGGCGCCTCTGCAGGACGTCTGCACACGGCCCGTTCGCGCAATGATCAGGTGGCTGTTGATTTCCGCCTTTGGGTCAAGCAGGAAATGCAGAAGACTGCCGTGGCTCTTAAAGGCTTGATCGAGGCTTTCCTTGAGCGCGCAGAAGAACATGCCGCCACCGTCATGCCCGGCTTCACGCATCTACAGACCGCTCAGCCTGTCACCTTTGGTCATCATTGCATGGCCTATGTCGAAATGTTTGGCCGCGATCTGTCTCGTGTACGCGATGCGATTGAACGCATGGACGAATCGCCTTTGGGTGCGGCAGCGCTTGCTGGAACCGGCTTCCCGATTGATCGTCACATGACTGCGACAGCGCTCGGTTTCCGTGAACCAACCCGCAATTCACTCGACAGCGTTTCCGACCGTGACTACGCGCTGGAATTCCTATCGCTCGCAGCCATCTGCGCGGGTCATCTGTCACGCCTTGCCGAAGAAATCGTCATCTGGTCGACGCCGCAGTTCAATTTCGTTCGCCTGTCCGACGCTTTCTCGACCGGCTCGTCGATCATGCCGCAGAAGAAGAACCCGGACGCTGCCGAACTGGTCCGCGCCAAGACCGGCCGTATCAACGGTTCGCTTGTTGCACTTCTCACCATCATGAAGGGGCTTCCGCTCGCCTATTCCAAGGATATGCAGGAAGACAAGGAACAGGTTTTCGACGCTGCCGAGAACCTGGAACTCGCAATTGCCGCCATGTCCGGCATGGTACGTGACCTGACCATCAATGTTGCAAGCATGAAGAAGGCTGCAGGTTCGGGTTATTCGACCGCAACCGATCTGGCTGACTGGCTGGTGCGTGAGCTTGGCCTTCCTTTCCGTGACGCCCACCATGTGACGGGCCGCGCCGTGGCTTTGGCCGAAAGCAAAAAGGTCGATCTTTCCAGGCTTTCGCTGGAAGATCTTCAGTCGATCAATCCGGGTATTACCGATGCGATCTTCGGCTATCTGACGGTTGAAAAGTCGGTCAAGAGCCGCCAGTCTTTTGGCGGAACAGCGCCACAGGAAGTGCGCCGCCAGATCCGTTATTGGAAAAAGCGCATTACAAAGGCGTAAGCTGAGCATCTTAGTGAGATCGCTCTTGAAGGAGTGATTTCACTTTCAGATATTTTGGGTTAGACCTGACCCATAGGACAAATTCCGGGAACCAAAGCTGATGACAGGCCGCTCCGCCATTTCCTCCGTGCTTCTGATCGCCGCTCTTGCAGCCACTCTTGCCGCTTGCGGACGAAAGGGCCCGCTTGAGCCACCACCAGCACAGCTCATCACCAATGAACAGGGTCGCACGGTCGAGAAACCGAAGGAAGACAAGCCCTTCATCCTCGACAAGATTCTGTAATAGCTTATCAAGCAGGGACTGTTTCCCGTGAATCATTTTGAATATCGCGACGGCGTTCTCCACGCCGAAAATGTAAGCCTGCCCGAAATCGCAAAAGAAGTCGGCACACCTTTTTACGTCTATTCGCGCGCCACGATCGAGCGCCATTTCCGCGTCTTCAGCGAAGCCTTTGCGGATATGGAAACGCTGGTAACTTACGCGTTGAAGGCTAATTCGAACCTGGCTGTTCTCAAGACTCTCGCCAAGCTCGGCGCAGGCGCTGACACGGTTTCGGAAGGCGAAATCCGCCGTGCTTTAGCTGCAGGTATTCCGGCCAACAAGATCGTGTTTTCCGGCGTTGGCAAAACCCCGCATGAAATGGATTTTGCGCTGGAAGCAGGCATCTACTGCTTCAACGTCGAATCCGAACCGGAGCTGGAAATTCTTTCCTCCCGCGCAGTCAAGGCGGGCAAGGTTGCATCTGTATCCTTGCGCATCAATCCGGATGTCGATGCCAAGACCCATGCCAAGATTTCAACCGGGAAGTCCGAAAACAAGTTCGGCATTCCACGCGTAAAAGCCCGGCAGGCCTATGCGCGCGCTGCAAGCCTGCCCGGTGTCGATGTTGTCGGCATTGATATGCATATCGGTAGCCAGATCATTGATCTCGAGCCTTTCGACAATGCGTTTGCACTGATGGCGCAGCTGGTTGAGGAATTGCGGGCTGACGGCCACAATATCCGCCACGTCGATGTTGGCGGAGGCTTAGGCATTCCTTATCGTACCGATAACAACCCACCGCCGCTGCCGGTTGCTTATGCGGAAATTGTCGCAAAGCATATCAAGCCGCTTGGCCTCAAAACCGTGTTTGAGCCGGGCCGGCTGATCGTCGGCAATGCCGGTCTTCTAGTAACGGAAGTTATTTTCGTAAAGGAAGGCGACGCCAAGAACTTCATCATCGTTGATGCGGCGATGAACGATCTCATCCGTCCGACCCTTTACGAAGCTTTCCACGACATCAAGCCAGTTTTGGAAACCAAAGATAATGCCCCACGCATTCGCGCCGATTTTGTCGGCCCTGTTTGTGAAACCGGCGACTATCTCGGCCTTGACCGTGAAGTAGCAAAGCCTGCTCCGGGAGATCTGATCGCTGTCTGTACGACGGGCGCCTATGGCGCAGTTCTGTCGAGCACCTACAACAGCCGTCTCTTGATCCCCGAAGTGCTGGTGGATGGTGATCGCTACCACGTCATTCGTCCACGCCGGACCTATGAAGAGCTTCTGGCACTCGATTCTGTACCGGACTGGCTATAAATTAGGGTGAACGCATGTCTCCCAAAAGTGGGAACCGTCTTCGCAGGTAAATCAATTCACTGGACTGATTTCTGGTCCTGCTACGATGGGTAAAAGACATGCGTAAAAACAAACCAGTAAAGCGTGGCGAGCTTTACGCCTCGCCTTTGCCATGATGCGTGTTATTCTATGAAACAACCATAGGCGTTACACGCATCAGAAAGACCCGATGACACAACAGAGAAAAGACAGCAAAGACTTGCCAAACCGCAAGCGCGATGCGTTTTTCCGCCTGTTTTCCGGCGAAGGTGCAGCCCTGCGCCGCCTTCACCTGCAAAGCTTTCTGACGATCAGTTTCGAGCGACTCTGGCCTCTCGTGCTGCCGCTGATTCTATTGATTGCGCTTTTTGCAAGCTTAAGCTGGCTTGGGCTTTTTGCACTGATGCCGCGCTGGCTTCATCTGGGTGTGCTTGGCCTTTTTTCTTTGGCGGCACTTGTCGCGCTCTATCTGCCGTTCCGTTTCCGCCTGCCTGATGAAGATGCCATCACCGCACGCATTGAAGATGTAAACGGCCTGATCCATGAACCCTTGGCCGTGCAAACCGGACAAATGGCGACTGGCAGTAATGATCCTTTTGCAGTCGCTCTCTGGCAGGAACACAAGCGCCGCATGGCCGAGCGCCTGAAAAACCTGCAGTCAGGCGTACCGCGTCCACACATTCCTGAACGTGACCCTTTTGCACTGCGTGCAATCGTGGCTCTGCTGTTCGTGACCGCCTCAGCCTATAGCCTTAGCCCGAACAGCGGGCGCATCGCCGATGCTTTTCATATCCGCGCTGGCAGTGCCACCGCTGTTGCCCGCGTCGATGCCTGGGTAACGCCACCACAATATACGGGCCGCGCACCGGTATTCATCAGCACCAATGCTGATGAAGGCAATGTCGAAAAGCCTATAACCGTGCCGCAGGGCAGCATCGTCAATATTCGCGTAATCGGCGGCGGTTCTGAAAGATTGACAGCAACCGATGCGACCGGACATCGTCGTGAAGTACAGCCTATCGCGCCCAAAGAAGGCGAAGATGCAACGGCTGAACAGCAGACCAATGTCGATGGCAGCCGCAACTTCCGCTACGATCTTCAGCAGGACGAAACCCTGAACCTTTCAGGCAATGATCTCAGCTGGACATTTGCTGTCACACCAGACAATGCGCCGACAATCCGCTTCACCAAAGAGCCGGGCCGCGCCCTCAATGGCACTTTGCAGCTGAGCTATGAGATCAGCGACGATTACGGTGCCACCAAGGCCTATGGTGAAGTCGTACCGCTTGATATTGATCATGAGGAAGAGGAAACCGCTCCTCTTTATGATGCGCCTGAATTACCGCTTGCCCTTCCCCGCCGTGGATCAAAAGAGGCAACGACGTCGAAAGATCTGACCCAGCATCCATGGGCTGGTCAGAAAGTGGCACTGACACTTGTTGCAACAGACGCAGCAGGTAAGTTCGGACGCAGCGAAACAAAAATCATCACGCTACCTGAACGCCCGATCTCCAATCCACTGGCCAAGGCTGTTGCCGAGCAGCGCCGTATTCTGGCGCTTGATGCCACGCAACGCGACCACGTCCGCGACATGCTGTCTGCGTTGATGTTGCGGCCAGAGGAAACGATTAAGAACAACGCCCACTATCTGGGCCTTGTGACGATCCGTACGCGGCTCAAACTCGCGACCAGCGACGACTCCTTGCGAGATACTGCCGATTATATGTGGCAGGTGGCGCTCGGTATTGAAGACGGCAATCTGTCCGCAGCAGAACGGCGTTTGCGTCAAGCGCAGGAAGCTCTGCGTAACGCCTTGCAGAATGGTGCTTCTCAGGAAGAAATCGAAAAGCTGACAGCGGAATTGCGCGAAGCGATGCAGCAGTTCCTGCGTGAATTCGCCCAGCGTCAGCAGCAGAACCCGAATGCCCGTAATCAGCCGATGGACCCGAATGCACGCATGCTGACCGACAAGGATTTGCAGCGCATGATGGACCAAATTGAAAATCTGGCTCGTCAGGGTTCGCGTGATCAGGCTGAACAGCTTCTGTCGCAGCTACAAGACCTGATGAACAATCTGCAGATGGCGCAACAGGCGCAGCCCGGCCAGCAGGGACAAGGTCAGGGCCAGGCCAACCAGATGCAGCAGCAGATGAACAAGCTGGGCGATCTGATGCGCCGCCAGCAACAGATGATGAACGAGACCTTCAAACTCGATCAGCAGATGCAGCAACAGCAATATGGCAGCGGCGAAGGCGAATATGGAGACGACCAGCTTCCAGGCGATAACGGCCCTATGGGACAGGGCGAATCGCAACAGGGGCAAGGTCAGAGTGGCCAGTCCGGCGATACGCCTTCAGATCTGGCGGAAGCCATGCGCAAGCTGCAACAGCAGCAGCA
The Ochrobactrum sp. BTU1 DNA segment above includes these coding regions:
- the argH gene encoding argininosuccinate lyase, translated to MSEQKSSNQMWGGRFASGPDAIMEEINASIGFDRKLYAQDIQGSLAHAAMLAKTGIIAADDHKKIEDGLKTILKEIEDGKFTFSRKLEDIHMNIEARLADLIGASAGRLHTARSRNDQVAVDFRLWVKQEMQKTAVALKGLIEAFLERAEEHAATVMPGFTHLQTAQPVTFGHHCMAYVEMFGRDLSRVRDAIERMDESPLGAAALAGTGFPIDRHMTATALGFREPTRNSLDSVSDRDYALEFLSLAAICAGHLSRLAEEIVIWSTPQFNFVRLSDAFSTGSSIMPQKKNPDAAELVRAKTGRINGSLVALLTIMKGLPLAYSKDMQEDKEQVFDAAENLELAIAAMSGMVRDLTINVASMKKAAGSGYSTATDLADWLVRELGLPFRDAHHVTGRAVALAESKKVDLSRLSLEDLQSINPGITDAIFGYLTVEKSVKSRQSFGGTAPQEVRRQIRYWKKRITKA
- the lysA gene encoding diaminopimelate decarboxylase; this encodes MNHFEYRDGVLHAENVSLPEIAKEVGTPFYVYSRATIERHFRVFSEAFADMETLVTYALKANSNLAVLKTLAKLGAGADTVSEGEIRRALAAGIPANKIVFSGVGKTPHEMDFALEAGIYCFNVESEPELEILSSRAVKAGKVASVSLRINPDVDAKTHAKISTGKSENKFGIPRVKARQAYARAASLPGVDVVGIDMHIGSQIIDLEPFDNAFALMAQLVEELRADGHNIRHVDVGGGLGIPYRTDNNPPPLPVAYAEIVAKHIKPLGLKTVFEPGRLIVGNAGLLVTEVIFVKEGDAKNFIIVDAAMNDLIRPTLYEAFHDIKPVLETKDNAPRIRADFVGPVCETGDYLGLDREVAKPAPGDLIAVCTTGAYGAVLSSTYNSRLLIPEVLVDGDRYHVIRPRRTYEELLALDSVPDWL
- a CDS encoding SDR family oxidoreductase → MVSQNAKHSILITGCSSGIGAYCASALHQAGWRVFATARKDQDIAALKAKGIEAFYLDYTEPQSIEALVDEVLRATDGRLDALFNNGAYAQPGAIEDLPVEALRAQFEANFFGWHDLTRRIIPVMRAQGQGRIVHCSSILGLVPMKWRGAYVASKFALEGLMMAQRMELEGSGIEVSMIEPGPIASQFTYNAAMHARANIDLEHSVHRELYQRQMAKLESGGTKSKNKLGPEAVYAVLVHALEAPKPRPHYAVTRPAKLGILARRLMPSRWLYRMLSDQS
- a CDS encoding TIGR02302 family protein; the encoded protein is MTQQRKDSKDLPNRKRDAFFRLFSGEGAALRRLHLQSFLTISFERLWPLVLPLILLIALFASLSWLGLFALMPRWLHLGVLGLFSLAALVALYLPFRFRLPDEDAITARIEDVNGLIHEPLAVQTGQMATGSNDPFAVALWQEHKRRMAERLKNLQSGVPRPHIPERDPFALRAIVALLFVTASAYSLSPNSGRIADAFHIRAGSATAVARVDAWVTPPQYTGRAPVFISTNADEGNVEKPITVPQGSIVNIRVIGGGSERLTATDATGHRREVQPIAPKEGEDATAEQQTNVDGSRNFRYDLQQDETLNLSGNDLSWTFAVTPDNAPTIRFTKEPGRALNGTLQLSYEISDDYGATKAYGEVVPLDIDHEEEETAPLYDAPELPLALPRRGSKEATTSKDLTQHPWAGQKVALTLVATDAAGKFGRSETKIITLPERPISNPLAKAVAEQRRILALDATQRDHVRDMLSALMLRPEETIKNNAHYLGLVTIRTRLKLATSDDSLRDTADYMWQVALGIEDGNLSAAERRLRQAQEALRNALQNGASQEEIEKLTAELREAMQQFLREFAQRQQQNPNARNQPMDPNARMLTDKDLQRMMDQIENLARQGSRDQAEQLLSQLQDLMNNLQMAQQAQPGQQGQGQGQANQMQQQMNKLGDLMRRQQQMMNETFKLDQQMQQQQYGSGEGEYGDDQLPGDNGPMGQGESQQGQGQSGQSGDTPSDLAEAMRKLQQQQQALQDELKKFNEDLKGMGIDPNQDFSDAGKSMGNAADALGRNEGSEAGDQQGSALEALRRGGRDMMQKMQQAMGQDGQGQSGRNGQNGRDPLGRQQGNNGPSDGDGVKIPGEIDIQRAREILDEIRRKLGDALTPQMEKEYLQRLLQFD
- a CDS encoding DMT family transporter yields the protein MATRFFPLMFVLLWATGFIGAGLSMPYAEPFSFMAVRFSIAALIMIIWALASHSVWPRGKVLMHAAIAGCLIHGVYLSALFWAVHHGLPAGMSGLVAGLQPMLTTLIAALLLGERASGRQWLGLLIGFLGVAMVVWPKFSGHSGVDPQSLAAALVAVLAISTGTVWQKRFGIAADLKTGTAVQYIAAAALTAICAFTFETRVMIWSPQLIFALVWLTLAISIGAILALLVMIREGAMSKVASLFYLVPGTAAVMAYLIFGETLGPIQIAGMVVTTLGVALTTLRK
- a CDS encoding YaiI/YqxD family protein, encoding MDIQNDTIRIFVDADACPVKAEVYRVAERHGLAVVLVANSYIAIPRDAERVERVIVSDKLDAADDWIAENSRPGIVVITADIPLASRSIEVGASVIAPNGKVHTPSTIGNTLATRNLMDSLRSAGETTRGPAPFSPKDRSAFLSALELAIVQLKRSGFKSA
- a CDS encoding LysE family translocator: MSIEVWLAFSAASIVLLIIPGPTVLLVVSYALGQGWKAALPMAIGVALGDFTAMTLSMLGVGALLAASATVFTAVKWVGAAYLIWLGIKLFRAGGTMDAKARHDEVKPVRMLLHAWLVTALNPKSITFFVAFLPQFLSPHRDFMTQMLVFETTFLVLAFLNAFAYALIATRARRFFANERALRIFNRAGGTMLIGAGIATASIRSS
- a CDS encoding lipoprotein — translated: MTGRSAISSVLLIAALAATLAACGRKGPLEPPPAQLITNEQGRTVEKPKEDKPFILDKIL
- a CDS encoding TlpA family protein disulfide reductase; this translates as MAEDNVKAKSGNRKIVLLAALAGVVAGIGAVYVMERPSGNAPTSNVSAQSDEASAQCALKADSLKSLDAAATGSVAAMRAAEKPISVAHIAFTGPDGKQMTLGDYKGKTLLVNLWATWCAPCREEMPELDNLQAEKGGSDFDVVAINIDTGSDEKPKKFLEEIGIKSLSLNRDATMSSFNELKRKNLAFGLPVTLLVDKDGCQIASMNGPAPWDSPDAIKLIEAAQKL
- a CDS encoding YihY/virulence factor BrkB family protein; this translates as MRKVRRFLRQITFDVYGHFSSDDGWAFASHIALSGLMALFPFLIFATSLASFLGTKEFANNAVHVIFDMWPSNIAGPIANEVMNVLTVQRSGLLTLSVIAAAYFASNGVEALRMSLNRAYRVTDQRSIIFCRLQSLGFVLIGTISLMAISFLLVLAPLAVRLAEQWFPDIAPFTGTIAIWRYTIAVIVLVLALFIVHIWLPAGKRRLSDILPGIGITLVAWLAAATAFAKYLETFANYVTTYAGLASIMVAIVFLYMLSAIFIIGAEINAAIMNFRKREQQPELNIE